The Antarcticibacterium flavum genome contains the following window.
ATACCATGCATTTCCATAAGGAGGGAGGGGGTAAGGTGCCTGGGCAGAAATTACATAATACTCACCGGGTAATTCACTGCTGAAAGAGAAGAGATCATTAGCATCACTCCCATAACCGTGCAGCATTATTATTACCGGGGATTTTTCTTTCTTTATTTTTGGTTCTCTAACCAGGTGGTAGAGAGATAATTCTTTTGTTGTCATAAATTAACTTATTGTACTAAACCATTTTTGAAAATTGTTACCTAATAACGGTACTTCCTTTTGTTCCCCCTGTAAAGCAGTAACAAGGCCGTAACCCCACAGGACAAAAATAAAGATCCAGAATGGCCAGGTGATCAACCAGCTGTCAAAAATACTTACCAATGCCCCCAGGAGGAAATAGGTTATATGAATTCCCAATGCCTGTCTAATGTGAAAACTTGCAAAACTATTCTTTGTATCGTTATTTATAAAATAAGCGATAATAGTACCAATGATCGTAAGATAGGCTACTATAGCAGCAGTCTTTCCTTCTTCAGCTGTTGTGTTCATCTTTTCCATATTAAAAGTTGCAAAAGTTACTTATTCCCAAATTTTGAAAGTCT
Protein-coding sequences here:
- a CDS encoding DUF4870 domain-containing protein, which translates into the protein MNTTAEEGKTAAIVAYLTIIGTIIAYFINNDTKNSFASFHIRQALGIHITYFLLGALVSIFDSWLITWPFWIFIFVLWGYGLVTALQGEQKEVPLLGNNFQKWFSTIS